A stretch of Candidatus Vicinibacter affinis DNA encodes these proteins:
- a CDS encoding DinB family protein, whose product MNRNLTIASRLREVFLNGRWIANTNYREQILSVNWQQATQKAENLNTIAALTYHINYYLAGLLSAFENGKIEIRDQYSFDLPSIHSESEWNKLVAEFLSNSEKFATKIEKMEDKDFDQPFIDEKYGTLLRNIEGVIEHSYYHLGQISLIRKMIVQNQSS is encoded by the coding sequence ATGAACAGAAACTTAACTATTGCAAGCCGACTCCGGGAAGTATTTTTAAATGGGCGATGGATTGCCAATACCAACTATAGAGAACAAATATTAAGTGTAAACTGGCAGCAGGCCACTCAGAAAGCTGAAAACTTAAATACCATTGCGGCGTTGACCTACCATATAAACTATTATTTGGCCGGATTGCTCAGTGCATTTGAAAATGGGAAAATTGAAATCAGGGACCAATACAGTTTTGATCTTCCGTCCATTCATTCTGAATCAGAGTGGAACAAATTGGTTGCTGAATTTTTGAGTAATTCGGAAAAGTTTGCGACAAAAATTGAAAAAATGGAGGACAAAGATTTTGACCAGCCATTTATAGATGAAAAATATGGGACATTGCTGCGCAATATTGAAGGGGTAATTGAGCACAGTTATTATCATTTAGGGCAAATTTCACTGATTAGAAAAATGATCGTACAAAATCAATCTTCATAA
- a CDS encoding DinB family protein — translation MDLITSIKTAIWHQFGASLDMLENAISMCPDEHWDTEMNFWYNAYHCIFWTDYYLTTEPNKFMPPAPFTFSEFDPNGKKPDRTYSRTELISYLDHCRQKATLLISTLTDEKLNERWINDYKNYSLFEILLYNLRHIQHHAAQLNLMLRQTVDKTPNWVSQAKKMVQH, via the coding sequence ATGGACCTAATAACATCGATCAAAACTGCTATTTGGCACCAATTCGGTGCCAGTCTTGACATGCTGGAAAATGCAATAAGTATGTGTCCTGATGAGCATTGGGACACCGAAATGAATTTTTGGTACAACGCCTACCATTGCATTTTTTGGACAGACTATTACCTGACGACAGAACCCAACAAATTTATGCCTCCTGCACCATTTACCTTTTCGGAGTTTGACCCAAACGGAAAGAAACCGGACAGAACATATTCCCGAACAGAATTAATTTCCTACTTAGACCATTGCCGACAAAAGGCCACACTACTCATTTCCACATTGACGGATGAGAAATTGAATGAAAGATGGATCAACGATTACAAAAATTATTCGTTATTTGAAATTCTGTTGTATAACCTCCGGCACATTCAACATCATGCTGCTCAGTTAAATTTAATGCTTAGACAGACTGTAGACAAGACACCGAATTGGGTAAGTCAGGCAAAGAAAATGGTACAACATTAA
- a CDS encoding regulator, with translation MNLNKILRFVFLIIFTSCLGQEKKSTIKDQITGKPNPTIVRNFNAVAVAPDFDTTLVSQYIRSIFQDSEGNLWFGTLGEGVVKYDVKTLTYYSNPDGFINNTVYAINEDKNGNIWFGTDQGVYKYDGKYFRNYNQQDGLSQNEISRKGILVDRSGAVWVGTHSGVFRYNPTAEIRGGPSFSLFQLIPQVHITGIMEDSSGNIWFATAENGVFRYDPSESQKAAGKTITHISDKIGLGNNFAGGIAEDKAGNIWFTMKNGICKYDGKKLTEYTPKDGLGGTEFWGIYIEQYGIIWVTARGSTTRFDPSIPLPNPNAFTVFTVEDGINCCVQSMYQDRSNNMWWGTGQGLYRFDGKRFYQVKKTGPW, from the coding sequence ATGAATTTGAACAAAATATTGAGGTTTGTCTTTTTAATCATTTTCACATCCTGCCTCGGGCAAGAAAAAAAAAGCACAATTAAAGATCAAATTACCGGCAAACCAAATCCAACAATAGTAAGAAATTTTAATGCAGTTGCTGTGGCACCTGATTTTGACACTACCCTGGTTAGTCAATACATCCGGAGTATTTTTCAGGATTCGGAAGGGAATTTATGGTTTGGCACTTTAGGTGAAGGCGTAGTTAAATATGATGTAAAAACCCTGACTTATTATTCCAATCCCGATGGTTTTATTAACAACACAGTTTATGCCATAAATGAAGATAAAAATGGCAATATTTGGTTTGGGACCGATCAGGGTGTTTATAAATACGATGGAAAATATTTTAGAAATTACAATCAGCAAGATGGTCTTAGCCAAAACGAAATAAGTCGTAAAGGCATCCTTGTTGATCGATCCGGTGCTGTTTGGGTAGGTACACACAGCGGTGTCTTTCGCTATAACCCAACTGCTGAAATTAGAGGAGGCCCAAGTTTTTCTCTATTCCAATTGATTCCGCAGGTGCATATTACCGGCATCATGGAAGACAGCAGTGGAAACATTTGGTTTGCTACAGCTGAAAATGGCGTCTTTCGATACGATCCATCAGAATCACAAAAAGCGGCTGGAAAAACAATTACCCATATTTCCGATAAGATAGGTTTGGGGAATAACTTTGCAGGAGGTATAGCTGAAGATAAAGCAGGAAATATTTGGTTTACCATGAAAAACGGTATTTGCAAATATGATGGAAAAAAATTAACAGAATACACTCCTAAAGACGGATTAGGCGGCACCGAGTTCTGGGGTATTTATATAGAACAATATGGTATTATTTGGGTTACAGCACGTGGCAGCACCACAAGATTTGACCCTTCCATTCCTTTGCCAAATCCAAATGCATTTACCGTATTCACGGTTGAAGACGGGATCAACTGTTGTGTACAGAGTATGTACCAGGACAGATCAAACAATATGTGGTGGGGGACGGGTCAAGGACTTTATCGATTTGATGGAAAGCGTTTTTATCAAGTAAAAAAGACAGGGCCTTGGTAA
- a CDS encoding VOC family protein, translating to MQKIIPNLWFDGNAKEAAEYYLTIFKDGKLIHITYYPMTEDEGLADFQKDFAGKVLTVEFEILGMRFIGINAGPLFKFNESVSFMIPCRDQEEIDYYWNALTVNGGEESVCGWLKDKYGLSWQVCPDNWEELNQKPGAFKKLMGMKKLIIADF from the coding sequence ATGCAAAAAATAATACCAAATCTTTGGTTTGACGGAAATGCCAAAGAAGCAGCAGAATATTACTTAACCATTTTTAAGGACGGCAAACTGATTCATATTACCTATTACCCTATGACAGAAGATGAAGGGCTGGCTGACTTTCAAAAAGACTTTGCCGGTAAAGTACTCACCGTTGAATTTGAGATTTTAGGCATGCGATTTATTGGCATAAATGCTGGACCTTTATTCAAATTCAATGAATCTGTTTCGTTTATGATTCCTTGCAGAGACCAGGAAGAAATTGACTATTACTGGAATGCACTCACCGTAAATGGTGGCGAAGAAAGTGTATGCGGATGGCTGAAAGACAAATATGGTTTAAGCTGGCAGGTATGCCCTGACAATTGGGAAGAGCTCAACCAAAAACCAGGAGCATTCAAAAAACTGATGGGCATGAAAAAACTAATTATTGCAGACTTTTAA
- a CDS encoding DUF4859 domain-containing protein — translation MQAFRIKVIMFALLFIIKSLGAQKTVYIPRFITNTGMDLNDDNSQWSYARSVETENVVVFWEPGFGADPSISPSPYTVDMKNLIEVAEKSYRIMLDSLKFAIKDSSVTDQYKLMIFLLYTTDWHASGSGQDDSVATIFVSPAAANGDHVVAHEIGHGFQYITGCGTEGGFRYGLGDNGVGGNGFWEQCAQWMAYQVYPEQLFVDGDYNNYIQNNHLHILHENTRYANYFITEFWTYKNGIDFIGKLWRASRRPEDPVEAYKRLNNLDQAAFNSQIYEHAARLTTWDIPSLKVSGKDYIHKRPQVKMNFTADSFWQVDRSICLENYGYHSIKLGVPAPGTEIKVNFEGLAGDTTYRSKNIEQAGWNFGFVALLNNGQRIYSEAKSVQYSNGANPKSSLSFTSPENCTHLWLIVTGAPQQHWRHAWDDDNSNDEHWPYQVKFENTDLSGNFLGPLKDIELTHDVIMKPRSNYDANRIKLNSVLIEDAFALPEAEINQKLGNQIKYYAINPDGSLDSNSTAFYPGHWFDNDGKVTRWQVNSFIYSELDINDVQVRIGQFPGACKNGDSVTIRQALIYRRSDGKSAKLTMKFNIYIQDETTAVEEESQNKKLNIWPNPTSNLISWNVYEHFVLSDVHGVRIASGNGSSLDISEYQSGLYLLKIGKEVYKVMKQ, via the coding sequence ATGCAAGCCTTTAGAATTAAAGTGATCATGTTTGCTCTCTTATTTATTATTAAATCTCTTGGAGCACAAAAGACCGTGTACATCCCTAGATTTATTACCAATACGGGTATGGACCTAAATGATGACAACAGTCAATGGAGCTATGCCAGGAGTGTTGAGACCGAAAACGTGGTCGTGTTTTGGGAACCTGGATTTGGCGCCGATCCTTCAATTTCTCCTTCTCCATATACAGTGGATATGAAAAATTTAATTGAAGTAGCTGAGAAGTCTTATCGCATCATGCTGGATTCCTTAAAATTTGCCATTAAAGATTCTTCGGTCACCGATCAATATAAGCTTATGATCTTTTTATTGTACACCACCGATTGGCATGCTTCCGGGTCAGGACAAGACGATTCAGTGGCTACCATATTTGTAAGTCCTGCCGCTGCCAATGGAGATCATGTGGTGGCACATGAGATTGGCCATGGCTTTCAATACATAACCGGCTGTGGTACTGAAGGTGGATTCAGGTATGGATTGGGTGATAATGGTGTAGGTGGCAATGGGTTTTGGGAGCAGTGCGCACAATGGATGGCCTATCAAGTATATCCTGAACAACTTTTTGTTGATGGAGATTATAACAATTACATTCAAAACAACCATCTGCACATCCTTCACGAAAATACCAGATACGCTAATTATTTCATTACTGAATTCTGGACCTATAAAAATGGCATTGACTTTATAGGGAAACTTTGGCGAGCGTCCAGAAGACCTGAAGATCCTGTAGAAGCCTATAAAAGATTAAACAACCTCGATCAAGCAGCTTTTAATAGCCAAATTTACGAACATGCAGCACGCCTGACTACCTGGGATATTCCTTCCTTAAAAGTTTCTGGTAAAGACTATATTCATAAAAGACCTCAGGTGAAAATGAATTTTACGGCTGATAGCTTTTGGCAGGTAGATCGGAGCATTTGCCTGGAAAATTACGGTTATCACAGTATAAAACTTGGAGTACCTGCACCGGGAACAGAAATAAAAGTAAATTTTGAGGGATTGGCAGGTGACACGACCTACAGGTCAAAAAATATTGAACAAGCCGGGTGGAATTTTGGTTTTGTTGCGCTTCTGAACAATGGTCAACGCATTTACAGTGAAGCTAAAAGTGTCCAATACTCAAATGGGGCCAATCCGAAATCTTCACTTAGTTTTACAAGTCCTGAAAATTGTACCCATCTGTGGCTCATTGTAACAGGAGCACCTCAGCAGCACTGGAGACACGCCTGGGACGATGACAACTCTAATGATGAACATTGGCCATACCAAGTCAAATTTGAGAACACAGATTTATCAGGCAATTTTTTGGGTCCCTTAAAAGATATAGAATTAACCCACGACGTCATCATGAAGCCAAGATCAAATTATGATGCGAATAGAATTAAACTTAATTCTGTTTTGATAGAAGATGCATTTGCATTGCCAGAAGCAGAAATCAATCAAAAACTTGGCAACCAAATAAAATACTATGCTATTAATCCGGATGGAAGTCTGGACAGTAATTCTACTGCATTTTATCCGGGACACTGGTTTGATAATGATGGTAAAGTGACCAGGTGGCAAGTGAACTCATTTATTTATTCCGAGCTTGACATCAATGATGTGCAAGTCAGAATCGGTCAATTCCCGGGAGCCTGTAAAAATGGAGATTCGGTTACGATTCGTCAGGCACTTATTTACAGACGCAGTGATGGAAAATCAGCAAAGTTGACAATGAAATTTAACATTTATATTCAGGATGAGACCACCGCTGTAGAAGAAGAATCGCAAAATAAAAAATTGAATATTTGGCCTAATCCTACTTCCAACTTAATATCATGGAATGTCTACGAACATTTTGTCCTGAGTGATGTCCATGGAGTCCGAATTGCAAGTGGAAATGGAAGTTCTTTAGACATTTCTGAATATCAAAGTGGTTTGTATTTACTCAAAATTGGCAAGGAGGTTTATAAGGTTATGAAACAATAA
- a CDS encoding tetratricopeptide repeat protein yields MNFKYLIIFVYLLSINFDLTAQSSKKIEYLQLINEGDISLRFGLWEQAILQYGNAIAIDPNFPDAYMKRAVLLRRMGRLQESLRDYNQAINLNPYSIYIYDQRAKLKILAMDYKGAIDDINQAISINPNNKELIEHRADDYILIGDYKKAITDLDTLIALNFNREFEYLKKATIYLIENNIESCRENLNKAFEINQNNSIAYDLEGLILLKEGKYYQAIQSFDKAIALNPEFAVLYYNRSLANRFLKNTDLAQKDLDQAIEKSRDNPNIYFARALVKKELGDLSGSLNDYNQAIGFDSNFQDALYNRAFVKKLLGNYDSALEDANNLIKKDEVNSENWNLSGNIKLLFGNYDDAINDFDKAININSDYAICFYNRGLAYLMSGNTIRGCNDIDRSIELGYEPARNIKINFCEK; encoded by the coding sequence ATGAATTTCAAATATTTAATAATTTTTGTCTATTTATTAAGCATAAATTTTGACTTAACAGCGCAATCCTCAAAGAAAATTGAGTATCTCCAATTGATAAACGAAGGTGATATATCATTACGCTTTGGTCTTTGGGAGCAAGCAATATTGCAATACGGCAATGCAATAGCTATAGACCCAAACTTTCCAGATGCTTATATGAAAAGAGCAGTCTTGCTTCGAAGAATGGGTAGACTCCAAGAATCCTTACGCGATTATAACCAGGCTATTAATCTTAATCCGTATTCTATATACATATACGATCAAAGAGCGAAGCTTAAAATATTAGCAATGGATTACAAGGGTGCAATAGATGACATAAATCAAGCTATTTCAATTAACCCTAATAACAAGGAGCTAATTGAACACCGAGCAGATGATTATATTTTAATTGGTGACTATAAAAAAGCAATTACTGATTTAGATACACTTATAGCACTTAATTTTAATAGAGAATTTGAATATCTAAAAAAGGCTACCATTTATTTAATAGAAAATAATATTGAATCATGTAGAGAAAATTTAAACAAGGCATTTGAAATAAATCAAAACAATTCTATAGCGTACGATTTGGAAGGGCTTATATTACTTAAAGAAGGTAAGTATTATCAAGCTATTCAATCATTTGATAAAGCAATTGCTTTAAATCCCGAATTCGCTGTGCTGTATTATAACAGAAGTCTGGCCAATCGCTTTTTAAAAAATACCGATTTAGCACAAAAGGATTTAGATCAAGCAATAGAAAAAAGTCGTGATAATCCTAATATATACTTTGCCAGAGCTCTTGTGAAAAAAGAATTAGGTGATTTAAGTGGATCGCTTAACGATTATAATCAAGCTATAGGGTTTGATAGTAATTTTCAGGATGCACTTTATAATCGTGCATTTGTTAAAAAGCTATTGGGAAATTATGACAGTGCACTTGAAGATGCCAACAATCTGATAAAAAAAGATGAAGTGAATTCTGAAAACTGGAATTTAAGTGGTAATATTAAATTACTTTTTGGTAACTATGACGATGCAATAAATGACTTTGACAAGGCCATAAATATCAATAGCGATTATGCCATATGCTTTTATAATCGGGGCTTGGCTTATTTAATGAGTGGCAATACAATAAGGGGATGCAATGATATTGACCGGAGCATTGAGTTAGGCTATGAACCTGCTCGAAATATTAAAATCAATTTTTGTGAAAAGTAA
- a CDS encoding DEAD/DEAH box helicase family protein, producing MNEAETRAELIDPKLKACGWGVVEGSKILREYNITAGKIQTGGVRSKKMTADYVLVYKGIKLAVIEAKSDDLGVGEGVAQAKQYAEKLNLETTYSTNGKDIYSICMKTGAEGLVADYLTPEQLWDKTYAIENGKLTIENDWFEKFAAIPFEDVGGTKGARYYQEIAVNKTLEAVANNAQRILLTLATGTGKTFIAFQIAWKLFQTRWNLKRDGSRRPRILFLADRNILANQAYNAFSAFPEDALVRINPKEIRKDGRVPTNGSIFFTIFQTFMTNAKVVKKIEPTEPISLAAEPIVEFGNEQFNFGQYPKDYFDFIIIDECHRGGANDEGNWRGILEYFSPAVQLGLTATPKRKDNVDTYKYFGEPVYVYSLKEGINDGFLTPFKVKRIKTTLDDYIYTSDDQIIEGEIEEGKLYTEPDFNRIIEIKAREAKRVQLYMDDANQKEKAIIFCATQDHAAAVRDLVNQYKKSTDPNYCVRVTANDGEIGEQFLRAFQDNEKTIPTILTTSQKLSTGVDARNIRNIVLMRPVNSMIEFKQIVGRGTRLFDGKDFFTIYDFVDAYHHFADPEWDGDPIEPEPSATKTISTPIEPQEPKDAGDEGEEKEKRKRIKVKLRDGKEREIQSMVSTSFWSADGRPISAEEFLNNLFGELPNLFKSEEELRTLWSNPITRRTLLEKLDAAGFGREELTTLQKLIDAEKSDLFDVLEYVFNSDIKPMTREARVAAAQATIFALLNNKQKEFIEFVLSKYIETGVEELDQEKLPILLTNKYQSLEDAKSILGDVSNISRLFIEFQEHLYKQSAA from the coding sequence ATGAACGAAGCAGAAACAAGAGCGGAACTCATAGACCCGAAATTAAAGGCATGCGGATGGGGCGTTGTAGAAGGTTCTAAAATCCTTCGCGAATACAACATTACCGCAGGTAAAATTCAAACTGGTGGCGTAAGATCAAAAAAAATGACTGCCGATTATGTCTTGGTTTACAAGGGAATTAAACTGGCAGTAATAGAAGCCAAAAGCGATGATTTGGGCGTTGGTGAAGGGGTGGCTCAAGCCAAACAATATGCCGAGAAACTCAACTTGGAAACTACCTACAGCACCAACGGCAAAGACATTTACAGCATCTGCATGAAAACCGGTGCAGAAGGACTGGTAGCAGATTACCTTACGCCCGAGCAACTTTGGGATAAAACTTATGCAATTGAAAATGGAAAATTGACCATTGAAAATGATTGGTTTGAGAAGTTTGCTGCCATTCCGTTTGAAGATGTAGGCGGTACAAAAGGAGCAAGATACTATCAGGAAATTGCCGTAAACAAAACTCTAGAAGCAGTCGCCAACAATGCTCAACGAATTTTATTAACCCTTGCTACAGGTACAGGAAAAACATTCATTGCCTTTCAAATTGCCTGGAAATTATTTCAAACACGGTGGAACTTAAAACGTGACGGAAGCCGTAGACCACGAATTTTATTTTTAGCCGACAGAAACATTTTAGCCAATCAGGCCTACAATGCATTTTCAGCATTCCCCGAAGATGCTTTGGTGCGGATAAATCCGAAGGAAATACGCAAAGACGGACGAGTGCCTACAAACGGCAGCATCTTCTTTACCATCTTTCAAACCTTTATGACCAATGCAAAAGTCGTAAAGAAAATAGAACCCACAGAACCAATTTCTTTAGCGGCAGAACCAATTGTGGAATTTGGAAATGAGCAATTCAATTTCGGACAATACCCAAAAGACTATTTTGATTTCATCATCATTGACGAGTGCCACCGGGGAGGCGCAAACGATGAAGGAAACTGGAGAGGAATTTTAGAATATTTTTCGCCTGCAGTGCAGTTAGGATTAACTGCCACTCCAAAACGAAAAGACAATGTGGATACGTACAAATATTTTGGAGAACCTGTTTATGTCTATTCACTCAAAGAAGGTATCAACGATGGATTCTTAACGCCATTTAAGGTTAAGCGCATCAAGACAACGCTTGACGATTATATCTACACTAGCGATGACCAGATTATTGAAGGCGAAATTGAAGAAGGAAAACTTTACACCGAACCCGACTTCAACAGAATCATTGAGATAAAAGCAAGAGAGGCAAAACGTGTTCAGCTGTACATGGACGATGCCAATCAAAAAGAGAAGGCCATTATTTTTTGTGCCACTCAGGACCACGCCGCAGCGGTTCGTGATTTAGTAAATCAATACAAGAAAAGCACAGACCCGAATTATTGTGTTCGGGTAACCGCAAACGATGGTGAAATAGGTGAACAGTTTTTAAGAGCGTTTCAAGACAACGAAAAAACAATCCCGACCATTCTAACCACTTCACAAAAACTCTCCACAGGGGTTGATGCGAGGAATATCCGTAACATTGTTTTGATGCGCCCGGTAAACTCCATGATAGAGTTTAAGCAAATAGTAGGACGGGGAACGCGGTTGTTTGATGGAAAAGATTTTTTTACCATCTATGATTTTGTAGATGCTTATCACCACTTTGCCGACCCAGAATGGGATGGCGATCCAATAGAGCCGGAACCATCCGCAACCAAAACGATCTCAACACCCATAGAGCCTCAAGAACCAAAAGATGCCGGTGATGAAGGCGAAGAGAAAGAAAAACGCAAACGAATTAAAGTAAAACTCAGGGATGGCAAGGAAAGAGAAATACAATCCATGGTTTCTACATCGTTTTGGAGTGCTGACGGCAGACCCATTTCCGCAGAAGAATTTTTGAATAATCTCTTTGGCGAATTGCCAAACCTTTTCAAGAGTGAAGAAGAATTGCGAACCCTTTGGAGCAACCCTATTACAAGGAGGACACTTTTGGAAAAATTGGACGCAGCAGGTTTTGGCAGAGAGGAATTGACTACTTTACAAAAGCTTATTGACGCTGAAAAAAGTGACTTGTTTGATGTGTTGGAATATGTGTTTAACAGCGACATCAAACCCATGACCAGAGAAGCCAGAGTCGCGGCCGCACAAGCGACCATCTTTGCTTTGCTGAACAACAAACAAAAAGAGTTTATAGAATTTGTGTTGAGCAAATATATTGAGACAGGGGTCGAAGAACTTGACCAGGAGAAACTTCCAATCTTGCTCACAAATAAGTATCAATCCTTAGAAGATGCCAAGAGCATTTTAGGAGACGTGTCCAATATCAGCCGTCTTTTTATAGAATTTCAAGAGCATCTTTATAAACAGTCTGCAGCTTAA
- the tnpA gene encoding IS200/IS605 family transposase yields the protein MGQTLVKNYIHIVFSTKHREPLIHPPVEAELHSYLGGICNKLQCQVIKVGGYTDHIHVLCMLSKKIALMTLLEELKSHSSKWIKTKGEGYKNFYWQDGYGAFSVNPSEIETVIAYIANQHEHHSKKTFQDEYRAFLKKYHVEYDEKYVWE from the coding sequence ATGGGGCAAACACTCGTAAAAAACTATATACACATCGTATTCAGCACCAAACACCGCGAGCCGCTGATACACCCGCCCGTAGAGGCAGAACTACACAGCTACCTCGGCGGTATTTGTAATAAACTCCAATGCCAGGTAATAAAAGTGGGTGGCTACACCGACCATATTCATGTCCTCTGTATGCTATCGAAAAAGATAGCTCTAATGACATTGCTAGAAGAATTAAAATCACATTCATCTAAATGGATAAAAACAAAAGGAGAAGGATACAAGAACTTTTACTGGCAAGATGGGTATGGGGCTTTTTCAGTAAATCCATCTGAAATAGAAACGGTAATTGCGTATATCGCAAATCAGCATGAACATCATAGCAAAAAAACATTCCAGGATGAATACCGTGCGTTTTTGAAAAAGTATCATGTAGAATATGATGAGAAGTATGTTTGGGAATAG
- a CDS encoding restriction endonuclease subunit S, giving the protein MKQGWEIKKLGEVCDVIGGGTPSKSNSKFYNGNIHWATVRDMKGDFIKDTEHKITADAVKKSSTNIIPKGNVIIATRVGLGKVCLIENDTAINQDLRGIVPKNKLIISVGYLFRWFKSISNLIIEEGTGATVQGVKLPFIKDLEILLPPLPEQQRIVAILDEAFAAIAKAKANAEQNLKNAKELFESYLQGVFENGNWEEKRLEEICVLISKGSSPKWQGINYVDEPGVLFITSENVGENTLLIEQRKYVEEKFNISDKKSILKNGDVLTNIVGASIGRTAIFDLDDIANINQAVCLIRCNQEFLFNEYLMYLLNSPFTKQHLHDNEVNNARANLSLGFFRSLSIPLPKMTEQKEVVIKIKEFHIVTKKLEKVYQNKIDDLEELKKSVLQKAFNGELRSPEGAVYDSEAVTPLATKKKITTKSPEGAVYDSEAVTPIATKKKITTKSPEGA; this is encoded by the coding sequence ATGAAACAAGGTTGGGAAATAAAAAAGTTAGGAGAAGTTTGTGATGTAATTGGTGGAGGAACTCCATCAAAATCAAATAGTAAATTTTATAATGGTAATATTCATTGGGCAACAGTAAGAGATATGAAAGGAGATTTCATAAAAGATACTGAACATAAAATCACTGCAGATGCTGTTAAAAAAAGTTCAACTAATATTATCCCTAAAGGAAATGTAATAATCGCTACAAGAGTTGGTCTTGGTAAAGTGTGCTTAATTGAAAATGATACTGCCATAAATCAAGATTTAAGAGGGATTGTTCCTAAAAATAAATTGATAATATCAGTTGGATATTTGTTTCGGTGGTTTAAAAGTATTTCAAATTTAATTATTGAAGAAGGTACTGGTGCTACAGTGCAAGGGGTAAAACTGCCTTTTATTAAAGATTTAGAAATCCTCCTCCCTCCCCTCCCCGAGCAACAACGCATCGTAGCCATATTAGATGAAGCCTTTGCCGCCATAGCCAAGGCAAAAGCCAATGCGGAACAAAATCTCAAAAACGCTAAGGAACTTTTTGAAAGTTATTTGCAAGGGGTGTTTGAGAATGGGAACTGGGAAGAAAAAAGGCTGGAAGAAATTTGCGTTTTAATTTCAAAAGGTTCATCACCGAAATGGCAAGGTATAAATTATGTTGATGAGCCAGGAGTTTTGTTTATCACAAGCGAAAATGTTGGAGAAAACACTTTACTTATTGAACAACGAAAGTATGTTGAAGAAAAATTTAATATCTCTGACAAAAAATCAATCTTAAAGAACGGTGATGTATTAACCAATATCGTTGGTGCTTCTATTGGAAGAACTGCAATATTTGATCTAGACGATATTGCAAATATCAACCAAGCTGTTTGTTTAATAAGATGCAATCAGGAATTTTTGTTCAATGAATATCTAATGTACTTATTAAATTCGCCTTTCACCAAACAACATTTACACGATAACGAAGTAAACAACGCACGAGCAAATTTGAGTTTAGGTTTTTTCAGAAGTTTATCAATTCCATTACCTAAAATGACCGAACAAAAAGAAGTTGTTATTAAAATAAAAGAGTTCCATATAGTAACAAAAAAACTTGAAAAAGTATATCAAAATAAAATTGATGATCTAGAAGAACTTAAGAAATCGGTTTTGCAAAAAGCCTTTAATGGAGAATTGCGAAGTCCTGAAGGGGCGGTATATGATAGCGAGGCGGTAACGCCCCTCGCAACAAAGAAAAAGATTACCACAAAAAGCCCTGAAGGGGCGGTATATGATAGCGAGGCGGTAACGCCCATCGCAACAAAGAAAAAGATTACCACAAAAAGCCCCGAAGGGGCGTAA